DNA from Bacteroides zoogleoformans:
CAGATTCAGTAATGGCTTAGCGTGCAAGGCATCAAGCACAAGCTTGTGCCCTGTCTCGTCACCACAATGTCCGAAGATGGCATAGTTTTTCACTTCCGGATAGAGCATGGAGGCGGCGAGTAGGCAGTTGGTCATGATGAATCCATCTATCAATATAACCATTTTCAGTTCCGCCGCTTGCAACATGGCACCCACGGCCATTACCATTTCCAGCCCACCGAAGTGGCGCATGATGTTGTGCACAGAACCGTCTCCTTTATAGTTTTCTATAGATTGTTTCAACACCTTATATTTGTGACGGATGCCCATTTGGTCAAGGCCACTGCCTGCACCTACGCATTGCTCTAACGGAATGCCGGTGAAATAGCTCATCCATAAAGAAGACGAAGAAGTGTTGCCTATGCCCATTTCACCGAAACTAAGGACATTGCTTCCTTCATCATGACATAGGCGCACCACTTCGGCGCCCCGCTCCAGACATTGTTCCATTTCTTCTTCGGTCATAGCGGCTTCGTGCAGATAGTTTCGCGAA
Protein-coding regions in this window:
- the cobT gene encoding nicotinate-nucleotide--dimethylbenzimidazole phosphoribosyltransferase — encoded protein: MKTFYITHPDESIRIALTNKINNLTKPKGSLGILEGLALQIGLIQQTLSPTLKYPQNIIFAADHGIVEEGVSLSPKEITWQQISNFLHGGAGVNFLCRQHGFVLKIVDAGVDYDLPYEKGIIDMKVRKSSRNYLHEAAMTEEEMEQCLERGAEVVRLCHDEGSNVLSFGEMGIGNTSSSSLWMSYFTGIPLEQCVGAGSGLDQMGIRHKYKVLKQSIENYKGDGSVHNIMRHFGGLEMVMAVGAMLQAAELKMVILIDGFIMTNCLLAASMLYPEVKNYAIFGHCGDETGHKLVLDALHAKPLLNLGLRLGEGTGAICAYPIVDSAVRMINEMDNFAHASITKYF